The genomic interval GGGACCTAACAAATTCCGCAGGTGAACCCGTAGCAACAGGTGTATACGTATATCTAATCACCGATCCGTTGAGTAATAAAGTAGCCGGCAAGCTCGCGGTTATTAAGTAAAACCATATCAATGGATACCACAAGGTTTGGATTTGGCAAAAACTGGGGTAGTTATTCCACAACAATTGACGACAAAAAAATCGGGGAAGCCGTTAATTCCCTGAAGTCAATGTTGAAGACAGACACGCTGGAAGGTAAAACGTTTATCGATATAGGTTCCGGCAGCGGACTATTTTCATTAGCAGCGAAACGGTTAGGCGCTAAGAAAATCCATTCGTTTGACTACGACCCTAACAGCGTAGAAACTACCGCAAAAATTAAATCCTTATACTACCCGGAAGATACAGGCTGGACGGTTGAACATGGCGATATTCTGGATACAGCATACCTCTCAAAACTTGGTACCTACAACATAGTCTACTCCTGGGGTGTGCTTCATCATACTGGTAATATGTGGCAGACGTTGAGGAATACAAAAAACCTGGCTGCCACCGGGGATAGTACCATCTTTATAGCGTTATACAACGACCAAGGCTGGCAAAGCGTAGTATGGAAAACCATTAAGCGTTGGTATAACACCGCGCCAACCAAATTATTGAAAACACTCATCCTATACCTTGCATTTATCCGTCTCTGGTACCCTACATTCATAAAAGACTTACTCAAACTCCAACCCGGGAGCACATGGAAAACCTACGAAAAAAACCGCGGGATGTCACCCTGGCATGACGTTATTGACTGGGTTGGCGGGTACCCGTTTGAAGTAGCACGGTTTGACGACGTAGTATCATTCTTCCATAGAGACGGGTTTACACTTATAAACTCAATCCGCTGTTACGGCCATGGGAACAGCGAGTTTGTATTCAGAACTCAACTCAATAAATAAAGGCTAACCCTTCATTTGGTTTTTAAAAGCCAATACGCCTAAAATAAAAACAATTACTGCGTACCCGCTAACCCATAAAAGATGTGGTAATATCACCGAAAAATCGCCCAGGAGCGCAGCTTTTGCCGCTGCGATTGCATGAGTAAACGGTAAAGCATAGGCAACTTTTTTTATTGTCCCCCCTACCATATCCAAAGGTAGCCACATACCACTTAATAAAGTTACTATCCAGACAAATATAGAAAAAATCCCGCCCACTTGTTTATCAGTAAAGATACTGCCAAACAATAACCCAAAACCTATGAACAGCACGGCTGCGGGAATAAGGACTATAAGAGTCAGTAATACATTTATCGTAACGGGTAATTCCAAAAAAAACGCGGTAACAAAAAAAACTGTACTTTGCAGTAATGCTATGGGTAATAAAGGAAGTGAATACCCCAGAATATAATCCGTTGCCGTAAGCGGTGACGCAAATAAGCGTGTTAAGAACGACGTACTTCTATCCTTCCCTATCAGCATC from Elusimicrobiota bacterium carries:
- a CDS encoding class I SAM-dependent methyltransferase, giving the protein MDTTRFGFGKNWGSYSTTIDDKKIGEAVNSLKSMLKTDTLEGKTFIDIGSGSGLFSLAAKRLGAKKIHSFDYDPNSVETTAKIKSLYYPEDTGWTVEHGDILDTAYLSKLGTYNIVYSWGVLHHTGNMWQTLRNTKNLAATGDSTIFIALYNDQGWQSVVWKTIKRWYNTAPTKLLKTLILYLAFIRLWYPTFIKDLLKLQPGSTWKTYEKNRGMSPWHDVIDWVGGYPFEVARFDDVVSFFHRDGFTLINSIRCYGHGNSEFVFRTQLNK
- a CDS encoding ABC transporter permease, whose product is MRFTAFASRNYKELLRDPLSLIFCIIFPLFLLVMVAILNKRMPPVEIFKIENFAPGTVVFGFSFLTLFSGMLIGKDRSTSFLTRLFASPLTATDYILGYSLPLLPIALLQSTVFFVTAFFLELPVTINVLLTLIVLIPAAVLFIGFGLLFGSIFTDKQVGGIFSIFVWIVTLLSGMWLPLDMVGGTIKKVAYALPFTHAIAAAKAALLGDFSVILPHLLWVSGYAVIVFILGVLAFKNQMKG